One window of the Lytechinus variegatus isolate NC3 chromosome 3, Lvar_3.0, whole genome shotgun sequence genome contains the following:
- the LOC121411505 gene encoding LOW QUALITY PROTEIN: ras-related protein Rab-8A-like (The sequence of the model RefSeq protein was modified relative to this genomic sequence to represent the inferred CDS: inserted 1 base in 1 codon) gives MAKTYDFLFKLLLIGDSGVGKTCVLFRFSEDAFNSTFISTIGIDFKIRTIELDGKKIKLQIWDTAGQERFRTITTAYYRGAMGIMLVYDITNQKSFDNIRNWIRNIEEHASADVEKMILGNKCDMDDRRSVXQGKGEQLAIEYGIKFMETSAKASINVEEAFVTLARDIKSKMDRKMDATGQQKLGGVKVTERETQKKSGWKLCTLL, from the exons ATGGCTAAAACATacgattttcttttcaaattactATTAATAGGAGACTCTGGGGTTGGGAAGACCTGTGTTTTATTCAGATTTTCAGAAGATGCTTTTAATTCAACGTTTATTTCAACGATAG GTATTGATTTCAAGATTAGGACAATAGAATTAGACGGTAAAAAGATTAAGTTACAAATATG gGACACAGCAGGCCAGGAGAGGTTCAGAACAATCACAACAGCTTATTACAGGGGAGCAATG GGCATCATGCTTGTGTACGATATCACAAACCAGAAGTCATTTGACAACATCAGGAATTGGATACGAAATATCGAAGAG CATGCGTCAGCTGATGTGGAGAAGATGATCCTAGGAAACAAATGTGACATGGACGACAGGAGATCAG TCCAAGGAAAAGGAGAACAG TTGGCAATAGAGTATGGAATCAAGTTCATGGAAACCAGTGCTAAGGCTAGCATTAACGTTGAAGAG GCTTTCGTAACTCTTGCCAGAGACATCAAGTCAAAGATGGACAGGAAAATGGATGCAACAGGTCAGCAAAAACTAGGAGGGGTCAAGGTCACGGAGAGAGAGACGCAAAAGAAGAGTGgctggaaattgtgcactttatTGTGA